A genomic region of Trichothermofontia sichuanensis B231 contains the following coding sequences:
- a CDS encoding MoaD/ThiS family protein, translated as MAVKVLIPTPLQTFTNNQATVDCSGTSVAELLDSLESSCPGIKARICDEAGKPRRFLNIYVNSEDIRFLEGVATPLKDGDEVSIVPAVAGG; from the coding sequence ATGGCTGTTAAAGTTCTGATTCCAACTCCCCTGCAAACTTTCACTAATAATCAAGCTACAGTGGACTGTAGCGGGACCAGTGTTGCGGAATTACTTGACTCTCTGGAAAGTAGTTGCCCAGGGATTAAGGCCCGCATTTGTGATGAAGCGGGCAAACCGCGCCGGTTTTTGAATATCTATGTGAACAGCGAAGATATTCGTTTTTTAGAGGGTGTCGCTACCCCGCTCAAGGATGGGGATGAAGTGAGTATCGTTCCAGCAGTAGCCGGTGGCTAG
- the thrC gene encoding threonine synthase, which produces MTQAVTRPSHTHQAHYFEGLRCKECGAEYEAKAIHVCELCFGPLEVTYDYGRLRQTVTRETIEAGPNSIWRYRPFLPVETNTPIDVGTGMTPLVQAHRLARRLGLKKLYLKNDAVNMPTLSFKDRVVSVALTRARELGFTTVSCASTGNLANSTAAIAAHAGLDCCVFIPADLEAGKVLGTLIYGPTVMAVQGNYDQVNRLCSEVANTHGWGFVNINLRPYYSEGSKTLGYEVAEQLGWQLPDHIVAPLASGSLYTKIYKGFQELIKVGLVEEKTVRCSGAQAEGCSPIAQAWREGRDFITPVKPNTIAKSIAIGNPADGVYAVEQAQKTNGAIEAVTDAEIVEGIKLLAETEGIFTETAGGTTIAVLKKLAEAGKIDPDETTVAFITGNGLKTQEAVQGYIGEPLTIEPKLESFERALERARTLDRLEWQQVLV; this is translated from the coding sequence ATGACCCAAGCTGTAACCCGTCCTAGCCACACCCATCAAGCCCATTACTTTGAGGGGCTGCGTTGTAAGGAGTGTGGTGCTGAATATGAAGCCAAAGCTATTCATGTTTGTGAATTGTGTTTTGGTCCCCTGGAAGTGACCTACGACTACGGGCGGCTACGGCAAACCGTGACCCGGGAAACCATCGAGGCGGGACCGAACTCAATCTGGCGCTATCGTCCCTTTCTGCCTGTGGAAACCAACACCCCGATCGATGTAGGTACGGGAATGACTCCCTTGGTCCAGGCCCATCGGCTGGCCCGTCGCTTAGGGCTGAAAAAGCTTTATCTCAAAAACGACGCTGTCAACATGCCTACCCTCAGCTTTAAGGATCGGGTGGTGTCGGTGGCTCTGACACGGGCACGGGAGTTGGGGTTCACCACAGTGTCCTGCGCCAGTACGGGGAATTTGGCCAATTCGACGGCAGCGATCGCTGCCCACGCGGGTTTGGACTGCTGTGTATTTATCCCTGCTGATCTGGAAGCAGGGAAAGTCCTGGGAACCTTGATCTACGGTCCCACCGTGATGGCCGTCCAAGGCAATTATGATCAAGTCAATCGCCTGTGTTCCGAGGTGGCGAATACCCACGGTTGGGGCTTTGTGAATATCAACCTGCGGCCCTACTACTCGGAAGGCTCAAAGACCCTCGGCTATGAAGTCGCGGAACAATTGGGTTGGCAACTCCCCGATCACATTGTGGCTCCCCTAGCCTCCGGTTCTCTCTATACCAAGATCTATAAGGGCTTCCAAGAACTGATTAAGGTAGGTTTGGTGGAAGAGAAGACGGTACGGTGCAGCGGTGCCCAAGCTGAAGGGTGCTCCCCGATTGCTCAGGCGTGGCGTGAGGGCCGTGACTTTATTACCCCAGTGAAACCCAACACGATCGCCAAGTCTATTGCCATTGGGAATCCCGCTGATGGGGTGTATGCCGTGGAGCAAGCCCAAAAGACAAATGGCGCGATCGAAGCCGTTACCGATGCGGAAATTGTCGAAGGGATTAAGCTGCTGGCGGAAACAGAAGGCATCTTCACGGAAACAGCGGGCGGCACCACGATCGCGGTCCTGAAGAAGTTGGCAGAAGCGGGTAAGATTGATCCTGATGAAACCACCGTGGCCTTTATTACCGGCAATGGTCTCAAGACTCAGGAAGCCGTCCAGGGCTATATCGGTGAACCCCTGACGATCGAACCTAAGCTGGAAAGTTTTGAGCGTGCCCTCGAACGTGCCCGTACCCTCGATCGTTTGGAGTGGCAACAAGTTTTGGTCTAA
- a CDS encoding BaiN/RdsA family NAD(P)/FAD-dependent oxidoreductase: protein MSLNPVRITVIGGGAAGVFGAIAAAEAHPHVHVLILEAGPQPLAKVRIAGGGRCNVTHACFDPALLCQAYPRGGRALRGAFTRFQPHNTIAWFAAHGVQLKTEADGRMFPTSNNAETIVQCLLQAADRAGVELQTHSPVTQVAIHDQQFEITLRSGNEITSDRVLLATGSHPRGYQIAQQLGHTLQPPVPSLFTFNVVDPRLQDLAGVSVANVHLRLQVGTQTFTQTGSLLITHWGLSGPAVLKLSAWGARSLHDHHYQARLIINWVPDFTADRLRTHLLTMKQTWAKRAIAAHCPLPLPRRLWQSLVKHGGIAPDRRWAELSKSALNQLSDQLLRGEYTVKGKGIFKEEFVTCGGVSLPEVDFKSMASRCCPGLYLAGEILDIDGITGGFNFQSAWTTGWLAGQAMGNP from the coding sequence TTGTCGCTCAACCCAGTAAGGATCACAGTTATTGGCGGAGGAGCAGCCGGTGTCTTTGGGGCGATCGCGGCAGCAGAGGCCCATCCCCATGTGCACGTTTTGATCCTGGAAGCGGGACCCCAACCCCTCGCCAAGGTGCGTATTGCTGGTGGTGGACGTTGTAATGTCACCCACGCCTGTTTTGACCCCGCTCTCCTCTGTCAAGCCTATCCGCGGGGTGGTCGGGCACTACGGGGTGCCTTTACCCGCTTCCAACCCCACAACACGATCGCCTGGTTTGCTGCCCACGGCGTTCAACTCAAGACTGAAGCCGATGGCCGCATGTTTCCAACCAGCAACAACGCTGAGACGATCGTTCAATGCTTGTTGCAAGCGGCTGATCGAGCTGGCGTGGAATTACAGACCCACAGCCCCGTAACCCAGGTTGCCATCCACGACCAACAATTCGAGATCACCCTGCGATCGGGTAACGAAATTACGAGCGATCGGGTCCTACTGGCCACTGGCAGTCATCCCCGTGGTTATCAGATAGCACAACAGTTAGGGCATACCCTCCAACCCCCTGTCCCATCGCTGTTTACCTTTAATGTGGTCGATCCCCGGTTGCAAGATCTAGCGGGGGTCAGTGTTGCCAACGTTCATCTGCGTCTACAGGTGGGGACTCAAACCTTCACCCAAACGGGTTCTTTGCTCATTACCCATTGGGGTCTGAGTGGACCTGCTGTCCTCAAACTATCGGCTTGGGGGGCGCGATCGCTCCATGACCATCACTATCAAGCCCGCCTCATCATCAACTGGGTCCCCGACTTCACTGCAGACCGCCTGCGCACCCACCTACTGACTATGAAGCAAACCTGGGCCAAACGAGCGATCGCGGCCCACTGTCCTCTGCCCCTGCCCCGCCGTCTCTGGCAAAGCCTGGTCAAGCATGGGGGGATTGCCCCCGATCGCCGTTGGGCGGAGCTATCAAAAAGTGCCCTGAACCAACTTAGCGACCAACTTCTGCGGGGAGAATACACGGTCAAAGGCAAAGGGATTTTTAAGGAAGAGTTTGTCACCTGTGGCGGGGTATCCCTGCCAGAAGTAGACTTCAAAAGTATGGCCAGTCGTTGCTGCCCTGGCCTTTATTTGGCGGGTGAAATTTTAGATATCGACGGGATCACTGGCGGCTTTAACTTCCAAAGCGCCTGGACAACCGGCTGGTTGGCTGGCCAGGCAATGGGGAACCCCTAA
- a CDS encoding type II toxin-antitoxin system VapC family toxin: MAQDAVTQVLSDLNICTVDLEILEQALALDLEDFEDAVQYACAVAYSVDAIVTRDAAGFANSGISVVLPEDVDTINDAG, encoded by the coding sequence GTGGCGCAGGATGCAGTTACTCAGGTATTAAGCGACTTAAACATCTGTACAGTCGATTTAGAGATCCTAGAACAAGCTCTTGCATTAGATTTGGAGGATTTTGAAGATGCAGTACAGTATGCTTGTGCGGTAGCGTATAGTGTTGATGCGATCGTTACTCGTGATGCTGCTGGATTTGCAAATTCAGGAATTTCTGTTGTTTTGCCTGAAGATGTTGATACTATCAATGATGCTGGGTGA
- a CDS encoding PIN domain-containing protein: protein MRVLIDINVVLDFLREREPFVENAARLFERIDAGEIEGFIAATTMFVGQ, encoded by the coding sequence ATGCGAGTTCTGATTGATATTAATGTTGTTCTTGATTTTTTACGAGAACGAGAGCCGTTTGTCGAAAATGCAGCAAGATTATTTGAGCGGATTGATGCTGGGGAAATTGAGGGATTTATCGCAGCAACGACAATGTTCGTAGGGCAGTAG
- a CDS encoding phage integrase N-terminal SAM-like domain-containing protein: protein MGAYHADSRDNTKHFSLKTEKSYVYYIRNFILFHGKCHPKDMGTDEIRTYLAHLALERSVAAPRKQSP from the coding sequence ATGGGAGCTTATCATGCAGATTCGCGTGATAATACTAAGCACTTCAGCCTCAAGACCGAGAAGTCCTACGTTTACTACATCCGCAACTTCATCCTGTTTCACGGTAAATGCCATCCCAAGGATATGGGGACTGATGAGATCCGGACCTACCTGGCACATCTGGCGCTTGAACGCTCTGTTGCCGCTCCACGCAAACAGTCGCCCTGA
- a CDS encoding Uma2 family endonuclease, whose product MVLPQPPHSIIVPPLESGDRLTRAEFEHRYQATPEKFKAELIEGVVYVASAVKVFHGTPHAALMTWLGVYWTATPGVSVADNSTLRLDMDNEPQPDALLRFETGGTSRISEDGYIEGAPELVAEIATSSAAIDLGAKKTVYRRNGVQEYLVWQTFENRFSWFRLQAEAFVLVEPDAEGIIRSTVFPGLWLAVDALLAGRMMAVLNVLQAGIADPAHQGFVQALAGRSA is encoded by the coding sequence ATGGTCTTGCCACAACCGCCGCATTCGATCATTGTTCCTCCCCTAGAAAGTGGCGATCGCCTGACTCGTGCCGAGTTTGAACACCGCTACCAGGCAACTCCCGAAAAATTCAAGGCTGAACTGATTGAAGGAGTGGTTTACGTGGCATCTGCCGTCAAAGTCTTTCACGGTACACCCCATGCCGCTTTAATGACTTGGTTGGGAGTCTATTGGACGGCTACACCGGGTGTGAGCGTTGCTGACAACAGCACCCTTCGCTTGGATATGGACAACGAACCCCAACCTGATGCCCTGTTGCGCTTTGAAACCGGCGGTACTTCACGAATTAGTGAGGATGGTTACATTGAAGGGGCACCGGAACTGGTTGCAGAAATTGCCACTAGCAGTGCAGCCATTGACTTAGGGGCTAAGAAAACGGTCTATCGTCGCAATGGAGTGCAGGAGTATTTGGTGTGGCAGACTTTTGAAAATCGCTTCAGTTGGTTTCGGTTGCAGGCAGAGGCGTTTGTTTTGGTGGAACCTGATGCTGAGGGCATTATTCGTAGCACTGTGTTTCCAGGCTTGTGGTTGGCAGTGGATGCGTTGCTAGCGGGCAGGATGATGGCGGTGTTGAATGTGCTACAAGCTGGCATCGCTGACCCGGCCCATCAGGGGTTTGTGCAGGCGTTGGCGGGACGATCGGCATGA
- a CDS encoding substrate-binding domain-containing protein, translating to MKQERNLGNNLKQIRLRLGMSQQDLAAIAGVSRQTISGVEAGQYAPSTTVALRLAKALGCQVEDLFWLEQETPALEAVPTQDFPKNTPLRLNLARVGGRWIAHPLIGQNAFRWEMIPADGEAVYTADAPTLPVKLLDDPEKLEHTVVLAGCTPALSLWARATERWHPNLRVHWTFDNSLSALDRLWRGEVHMAGMHLYDPITQEYNVPFVQATVQETAAVLINLGSWEEGFLIHPDNPSQLATIADLTRPGVTIVNREVGAGSRQLLERSLEEAQIPFQVVQGFDQIVYGHLDVAQAIATGKATAGVSAASVAQAFGLGFIPLARARYDMVVLKPYLEEPAVQQLLSTLGHRRLLSQLAALGGYDTSQTGEVMATIKPC from the coding sequence ATGAAGCAAGAGCGTAATCTTGGCAATAACCTGAAACAAATTCGACTGCGGCTGGGGATGAGTCAACAGGATTTAGCCGCGATCGCGGGGGTTTCTCGCCAGACGATTAGTGGGGTCGAGGCAGGGCAGTATGCGCCATCTACAACTGTTGCCCTCCGGTTAGCCAAAGCATTGGGTTGTCAGGTCGAAGATTTGTTTTGGCTCGAACAAGAGACACCCGCACTGGAAGCTGTCCCGACGCAAGATTTTCCCAAAAATACCCCGCTACGCTTAAACCTGGCTCGCGTTGGCGGACGCTGGATTGCCCATCCTTTAATTGGTCAGAATGCCTTTCGGTGGGAAATGATTCCAGCGGATGGCGAAGCGGTTTATACGGCTGACGCCCCAACCCTACCGGTCAAGTTACTGGATGATCCGGAAAAACTGGAGCATACGGTCGTTTTGGCCGGTTGTACCCCAGCCCTTTCCCTCTGGGCACGAGCAACCGAACGGTGGCATCCCAACCTGCGGGTTCACTGGACCTTTGACAACAGCCTGAGCGCTCTCGATCGCCTCTGGCGTGGGGAGGTCCACATGGCCGGGATGCACCTCTATGATCCGATTACGCAAGAGTATAATGTGCCCTTTGTCCAAGCGACGGTGCAGGAAACGGCTGCTGTCCTGATCAATTTAGGCAGTTGGGAGGAAGGCTTCCTGATTCATCCTGATAATCCCAGCCAGTTGGCCACGATCGCGGATTTGACGCGGCCCGGTGTGACGATCGTGAACCGAGAGGTGGGGGCGGGAAGTCGGCAATTATTGGAGCGATCGCTTGAGGAGGCTCAGATTCCGTTCCAGGTAGTGCAAGGATTTGACCAGATCGTGTACGGGCATTTAGACGTGGCCCAGGCGATCGCAACCGGAAAAGCGACAGCCGGCGTCAGTGCGGCTTCCGTGGCCCAAGCCTTTGGGTTAGGATTTATTCCCCTAGCTCGTGCCCGTTACGATATGGTTGTCCTCAAACCCTATTTAGAGGAACCGGCAGTCCAGCAGCTCTTGAGTACCTTGGGCCATCGCCGGCTTCTGTCCCAATTGGCAGCCCTAGGGGGCTACGACACCAGCCAAACTGGCGAAGTCATGGCCACGATCAAGCCATGCTGA
- a CDS encoding sulfate/molybdate ABC transporter ATP-binding protein: protein MTMKLIVDIQKHLPHYDLDVSFSLAGETLGILGSSGSGKSMTLRCIAGIETPTRGTIVVNDRVLYDSRQGINVPSRDRKVGFLFQNYALFPHLTVAENIAYGLKKLPKAVISQRVMQHLEQVKLSGLGDRYPQQLSGGQQQRVALARALAPEPDILLLDEPFSALDTHLRHELEKHLIKTLANYQGLTLFVSHNLEEAYRVCQKLLVLDQGKIAAAGDKQTIFDRPGTLAVAQLTGCKNVSPIQPLDRHTLHALAWDCTLQTAGPIAPHHTHIGIRAHQITFLENLDQSRTLPNTLPAWVAWTSETPHRMTIYLKLGEPPVDLDDYHLQAEVFKEKWQRLKDRSTPWLVSLDPSRLFLLRS from the coding sequence ATGACCATGAAACTGATCGTCGATATTCAAAAACACTTGCCCCATTACGACTTGGACGTTAGCTTTAGTCTTGCAGGCGAAACCCTGGGCATCCTAGGTAGTTCGGGTTCGGGCAAAAGTATGACCCTGCGTTGCATTGCGGGGATTGAAACCCCCACCAGGGGCACGATCGTCGTCAACGATCGCGTTTTATACGACTCGCGTCAGGGAATTAATGTACCCAGTCGCGATCGTAAAGTGGGGTTTTTATTTCAAAACTATGCCCTTTTCCCCCACCTGACGGTGGCCGAAAATATTGCCTATGGGTTGAAAAAATTACCCAAGGCGGTGATCAGCCAGCGAGTAATGCAGCATCTTGAGCAGGTCAAACTTAGTGGGCTAGGCGATCGCTATCCCCAGCAACTATCCGGTGGACAACAGCAACGAGTAGCTCTAGCAAGAGCGTTAGCGCCGGAGCCGGATATATTGTTACTAGATGAACCCTTTTCGGCATTAGATACCCATTTGCGCCATGAACTGGAAAAACATCTGATCAAAACCCTTGCCAACTACCAGGGACTGACCCTATTTGTCAGCCATAACCTAGAAGAAGCCTATCGAGTTTGTCAAAAGTTACTGGTTCTAGATCAGGGTAAAATTGCAGCGGCGGGAGATAAGCAAACGATTTTCGATCGCCCCGGTACCCTCGCCGTTGCCCAGCTTACTGGGTGTAAGAACGTCTCGCCGATTCAACCGCTCGATCGTCATACCCTGCACGCTTTGGCTTGGGACTGCACGCTGCAAACGGCGGGTCCGATTGCCCCCCACCACACACACATCGGCATTCGTGCCCACCAGATTACTTTCTTAGAAAACCTGGATCAGTCCCGGACATTGCCCAACACCCTACCGGCTTGGGTTGCCTGGACCAGTGAAACTCCCCATCGCATGACGATTTATCTTAAGCTAGGAGAGCCACCCGTTGACTTGGATGATTATCACCTTCAGGCCGAAGTCTTCAAAGAAAAGTGGCAGCGTCTAAAGGACCGTTCCACACCCTGGCTCGTTAGTTTGGACCCGTCCCGGCTTTTCTTGCTCCGGTCATAA
- the modB gene encoding molybdate ABC transporter permease subunit, which yields MIWQPTILSLQVTALASLLIFSLGLGLGIFLAKKHFRGQIFVSTVLNLPLVLPPSVVGYFLLLVLGRGSPIKEWFGIDLLFTWQAGAIASTVVALPLMVESARAAIANVNPELEAAARTLGSTEWEVLRRITMPMAYRGILAGLGLSVARGLGEFGATLMVAGSIPGRTQTLPLAIYDAVQMQRYTLANLMVIIMTTIAFGLLWWVRHLEAHHAHSQQPPTPRQLSPRNRPRTTQHDHETDRRYSKTLAPLRLGR from the coding sequence ATGATTTGGCAACCGACCATTTTATCGCTTCAGGTTACTGCCCTGGCGAGTTTACTGATCTTTAGTTTGGGTCTGGGTTTAGGGATTTTTCTGGCCAAAAAACACTTTCGAGGACAGATTTTTGTGTCTACTGTCCTCAACCTACCCTTAGTCTTACCGCCCAGTGTTGTGGGCTATTTCCTGTTACTTGTTCTGGGTCGAGGGAGTCCGATTAAGGAGTGGTTCGGGATTGATTTATTGTTTACCTGGCAGGCTGGGGCGATCGCGTCTACAGTGGTGGCCCTGCCCCTGATGGTGGAATCGGCCAGAGCGGCGATCGCCAATGTCAACCCGGAACTGGAGGCGGCGGCCCGCACCTTGGGATCAACCGAGTGGGAGGTGCTGCGGCGGATTACGATGCCGATGGCTTATCGGGGGATTTTGGCGGGGCTTGGACTCAGTGTGGCCCGTGGTTTAGGTGAATTTGGCGCGACGCTGATGGTCGCAGGTAGCATTCCCGGACGCACCCAAACCCTACCGCTGGCGATTTATGATGCCGTGCAAATGCAGCGTTATACCCTGGCCAACCTCATGGTGATTATCATGACGACAATCGCCTTTGGGCTGCTCTGGTGGGTCAGGCATCTCGAAGCGCACCACGCCCACAGTCAACAGCCGCCAACACCACGGCAATTATCCCCCCGGAACCGCCCGCGCACAACCCAGCATGACCATGAAACTGATCGTCGATATTCAAAAACACTTGCCCCATTACGACTTGGACGTTAG
- the modA gene encoding molybdate ABC transporter substrate-binding protein — MNQSPTVSDVPATPTAAPITLTVSAAADLNYVFPEIGKLWEQETGHRVTFNMGSTGQLAQQIERGAPVDLFAAANKKFVEDLDKKGLVYADTKVLYGVGRLTLWQPEGGPHEIRDIKDLMKPEIKRVAIANPDHAPYGVAAREALQSAGIWEAIQPKLILGENIKQTQQYAQTGNVDVAIAALSISVEKPGKWVLVPQELHKPLEQMLAIPKSAAHVEEAKQFAAFINGEQGRPLMRKYGFILPGEEPIS; from the coding sequence ATGAATCAGTCGCCTACGGTATCTGACGTGCCTGCGACGCCAACGGCTGCGCCCATTACTTTGACGGTTTCGGCGGCGGCTGATTTGAATTATGTGTTTCCAGAAATCGGTAAGTTGTGGGAGCAGGAAACAGGGCATCGGGTCACGTTCAATATGGGTTCGACGGGGCAACTGGCCCAGCAGATTGAGCGGGGGGCACCGGTGGACTTGTTTGCGGCGGCTAATAAGAAATTTGTCGAGGATTTAGACAAAAAAGGGTTAGTTTATGCCGACACGAAGGTGCTGTATGGTGTGGGGCGGCTGACCCTGTGGCAACCGGAAGGGGGTCCCCATGAGATCAGGGACATCAAAGACTTGATGAAGCCGGAAATCAAGCGGGTGGCGATCGCTAATCCGGATCATGCGCCCTATGGGGTGGCGGCACGGGAAGCGTTGCAGTCGGCAGGAATTTGGGAGGCCATCCAACCCAAGTTAATCCTGGGAGAAAACATCAAGCAAACCCAACAGTATGCACAAACGGGTAATGTCGATGTGGCGATCGCGGCCCTTTCCATTAGTGTCGAGAAACCGGGGAAATGGGTCCTGGTGCCACAGGAACTGCATAAACCCTTAGAACAAATGCTAGCGATCCCTAAAAGTGCGGCCCATGTGGAGGAGGCTAAACAGTTTGCTGCCTTTATTAATGGTGAACAGGGAAGACCCTTAATGCGGAAGTATGGCTTTATTCTACCTGGGGAGGAACCGATCTCATGA
- a CDS encoding TOBE domain-containing protein, translating to MEVSARNTLKGSVKALVMGAVNAEVTVEVAPGIEVVAVITKSSAEKLGLAEGKAVYAVVKASDVMIAVD from the coding sequence ATGGAAGTGAGTGCACGTAATACGTTGAAAGGCAGCGTTAAAGCCTTAGTCATGGGAGCGGTCAACGCCGAGGTAACCGTTGAAGTGGCTCCAGGCATCGAAGTTGTGGCTGTGATTACCAAATCCTCGGCGGAAAAGCTGGGGCTAGCTGAAGGCAAAGCCGTCTATGCCGTCGTGAAAGCGTCAGATGTCATGATTGCAGTGGATTAA
- a CDS encoding cation:proton antiporter regulatory subunit codes for MDGILTGSDRTYYVEEYLLEPTTCNCLGQSLREARLRSQTGVLVLAIRRRDGTLIAGPTAETILEAGDLLICMGTAEQLRSLNQLLSPLRPDRLRPPGNCDSKPKSQLTTATEWSNGKVNWPNSPR; via the coding sequence GTGGATGGCATTCTCACAGGCAGCGATCGCACCTACTATGTGGAGGAATATCTGCTCGAACCCACTACCTGTAACTGTTTAGGCCAAAGCTTACGGGAAGCTCGCCTGCGATCGCAGACTGGTGTCTTGGTATTAGCCATCCGGCGACGGGATGGCACCTTAATTGCAGGACCCACCGCCGAGACGATTTTAGAGGCTGGGGATTTGCTCATTTGTATGGGCACTGCTGAACAACTGCGTAGTCTGAATCAATTGCTCTCACCCCTGCGTCCTGATCGCCTACGCCCCCCCGGCAACTGTGACAGTAAACCTAAATCGCAACTGACCACAGCTACTGAGTGGTCTAATGGTAAAGTTAACTGGCCCAACTCACCCAGATAG
- a CDS encoding potassium channel family protein, whose translation MWLWPDWAASCPRVCGGRNSLCRDGCRSSVDHLAQQRGYFAIQGDAILDASLFKLGIDRAICLVTALPTDAENLYTVLSAKTLNPRIRTIARANTEEGIQKLQRGGADAVISPYVPGGRRMAAAALHPQAWILWMAFSQAAIAPTMWRNICSNPLPVTV comes from the coding sequence GTGTGGCTTTGGCCGGACTGGGCGGCAAGTTGCCCTAGAGTTTGCGGCGGACGGAATTCCCTTTGTCGTGATGGATGCCGATCCAGCGTCGATCATCTAGCCCAACAACGTGGCTATTTTGCGATCCAGGGGGATGCCATCCTGGATGCCTCTCTGTTCAAATTAGGGATTGATCGGGCAATCTGTCTGGTGACGGCCCTGCCCACGGATGCGGAAAATCTTTATACTGTGCTGTCGGCCAAAACCCTGAATCCCCGCATCCGCACGATCGCCCGCGCCAACACGGAGGAAGGTATCCAAAAACTCCAGCGCGGTGGGGCCGATGCCGTCATTTCGCCCTACGTGCCCGGTGGACGGCGGATGGCCGCAGCAGCCCTGCACCCCCAGGCATGGATTTTGTGGATGGCATTCTCACAGGCAGCGATCGCACCTACTATGTGGAGGAATATCTGCTCGAACCCACTACCTGTAACTGTTTAG
- a CDS encoding potassium channel family protein produces the protein MNPIEERGHKRSPPPYDPLEWGYCKIRRDLLGGSLALLGLILGGTLGYQIIAGWRWLDALYMTVITLATVGFGETYPLSDKGRVFTIALILAGVVCIACIANRFTDAIIQGYFQHGIRQRRQRRFMEQLSHHYIVCGFGRTGRQVALEFAADGIPFVVMDADPASII, from the coding sequence GTGAATCCCATTGAGGAGCGGGGCCACAAGCGATCGCCACCCCCCTATGATCCCTTAGAATGGGGCTACTGCAAAATCCGTCGGGATTTGCTGGGGGGGTCCCTGGCCCTACTGGGCTTGATTCTAGGGGGAACACTGGGTTACCAGATCATTGCGGGTTGGCGCTGGCTTGACGCCCTGTACATGACCGTCATCACCCTGGCGACGGTGGGCTTTGGTGAGACCTATCCCCTCAGTGACAAAGGCCGTGTCTTTACGATCGCCCTGATCCTGGCTGGCGTTGTGTGTATTGCCTGTATCGCCAACCGCTTTACAGATGCCATCATTCAAGGCTATTTTCAGCACGGGATCCGTCAGCGACGCCAACGGCGATTTATGGAACAGCTATCCCATCACTATATTGTGTGTGGCTTTGGCCGGACTGGGCGGCAAGTTGCCCTAGAGTTTGCGGCGGACGGAATTCCCTTTGTCGTGATGGATGCCGATCCAGCGTCGATCATCTAG